Genomic window (Myxocyprinus asiaticus isolate MX2 ecotype Aquarium Trade chromosome 50, UBuf_Myxa_2, whole genome shotgun sequence):
gagagcgagataaaggggagcgggaggcgccagttcgagagagagacgcacacggcagCGTTGcacatgtgtctgtgtttgttttatgttgtattgagttttgacattaaacttgcGTTTACTGTTCATCCGGTTCCCGCCACCTTGTTACCCATCCTTTTAACTGTTAcacagatgtacttcaagcttgaattgctcgtatggtaggaaaatccatacttttattacagaatttacatacatgtcagggggcatgattaattgcatacatttttttgaacgcgttattttttatataattaatcacactaaattagcacgttaaattgacagccctaatttttattatttctggTTCTCACATTGATGTGAAAAAACCTCCTGCCATAAACGGACATGACAGctgtgaaagtggcacttacccatatgctacatgatgagggaaaccatccaaaacgctttgaaaccagcaaactttgacttctgagacatcggtattatatccattaatgctgcatgactgatttaattaagactgaaatcgcaatatggccttgcgagattactaaaccttaaaaggctatgtttcaaaatatagtctgcattcagcacttcagtcTGTGCTTTGTGAGCAAATGGCACCCTCTAGTGGTCTGGATGGCACTATCCACTATACCAATAAAATACAGAATTTAACAGgtagttttgtttctttggttaaaactttttattttccaTGATGTGTGATgtatgcatagtatgaatttgtaacgTTTTTTTATACAGTACACACGTGCAAAATGTGAGTTCTGTGTTTTTGAACTTcacaaacagaagtgcaaaaatgttttagaagtacaattctttattcttttttaaatatgtttatcctctatttatctttcattgttggCACTCTTTAAAATTAGTTTTCCCTGTCatatgttcaacagatccaatccatgttcaatagaaatgatttattgttagaacagtataaaagcttttgtacctctttgtacatttttaaagcataattttttaaagcataatttaaagcaaaaaagtaaaacagtgatctgatctGACAAAATAATGTGAGTGGAAAAATATCGATATCAGCCtataatttttgtgttaaaattggtatcggccaaaaatgttcataccggtgcatccctaaaaataGCCTGTCAATCTGGGTACTAGgagtgggagaaaaaaaagactcTCCGATGCATCGCAATTCTTTACTAAccgattctgaatcgattctcaagAATTCAGAATCAATTCGGGAGTTTGAGACCGCGACAGTGCAGTTTCGCACCAGAAACAGAGCGAGATTATATAAACAAATAGTCAGGCACGCATATACTAAAGCAAAGCGCACACTACAAAACTGATCGCAGACTGGATGTATCACCAACACGACCATCATCCCGACTGAAACTACAATCccaaaattaattcacaaactcatGCACATAGCAATGGGAGACTTTATTCCTGATAACATGTAAGCAAACAACACAAAAGACAGGCTCATGCCAgatattgcactgatttgcacagaaaaggAAAAACAGCGCACATAAGAAAATAATGATGAGACAGCAGTTGAggagatgtgggtgatgttttcattttctaattatcttttgtctcctgcttcccgaTGCTCATTGCTGGTTTCTTGTTCATCGGAACAGTGCGCATACAAGATGCTTGATTGATTTCTTAAGCAGCAACCCTGCTATTTGTATCACCTGTGGTGTTCAAAGCAGTAGCAGACATCTTCACTCTCACAAAAGCAGATATCTCATGTAGCCCTCATGAACCAGCAACCGATAGTTGAAGTTAAACAGTAGTTATAGGCTAGGGATCTATTAATTCTAAATAATTTAATACTGATTGTGTGTATTGCTAAAAACTGGAGGACAAGACGCATTGTGATGCATTGAGAACTGTTTTGTAATGGAATCGTTACTCATTTAATCGTAATCGAAtcatgaggccagtgaagattcacagcTCTACAGGGTACTGACCTGGTAGGGGCACAGTGGCCAGGCTGCTGACCAGTGTCTGTATAATCGCCTGTAGGTGGCACTGTAGAGCCTGTATGCGTAGCTCATCCTGGCCCAACTCAACTTCCAGTCACTCTTTGGTGCTAAACATGTCGGCAATGTACTTCTGCAGCACGGCATTCTGCTCCCAAACTCCACATTGGCTTTGCGCATTCGTCGCAGCTCTGCTTTTCGCACTGGGAATTATGTCAATTTAATCATAAAACAGCTTACCACACtgatgttcattgtttgttctttGATAGCACAGGCTTACCTTTGTTTTGGTCCAGAAATTCTTCTGTGAAAATAGGGACATTGAATCTGGGGGTGAAGTCTGAACTCTGAATGAAAGGTGATTTAAGTGAGCCAGGCTGCAAGAGACAATTTTCACACCTTCAATATAAAAACCAGTcattataaaaacagaaaagtaggGTAACACCTAGCAATTCAACCTTTGAAACTTACTTTAAAACCTGCTGATCTGGAACTGTTGGCATTGATTATGATAGAGATCTCCTCtgtgaaaacaaagaacaaaagttcatcatttactaattattatgctgtctcaaactcatatgaatttctttcttctgcggaacacacatttttttttgatggagatatgatgtgtggttacatctatacaatgcaagtcaatgcatgagggtaatccataagactcgagtggtttaaatgaatagttcatccaaaaatgaaaattctctcatcatttactcaccctcatgccatcccagatgtgtaagactttcaatcttctgcagaacacaaatgaagatttttagaagaatatttcagctctgtatacgTCTCTTTCGGCTTTGTCTTTGCttaatttaatatgtattttgttttaaaatagacATGTTTACGAGTTTGTGCTTTtggtgcattattattattaaaatgcttTACACTGCATCCGCGTGAACTCCTGCATCCAGTTATTACTTGTAAAACTAGCATGGCTGGCTAACTAGCTCCCTCTATTTGAGTTTGGATGAATTAAACGAACAGTCCTGCATTCAGATTATCAGGATTTATCAGGATAGCTAGTGTAATTTATAAACGACGATTCGATTTATCTTTATTGTTGACTCCGTTTTCTTAAATGGCCAAACGTTTGTTTTGATAGACAGTTCCTTGTTCATTTTGATTGGTTTATGGTATTCGATGGGCGGGGCGAACATCAACGTGCTTTGTTTGCCTTGAGGAAATAATCTCGCATGATGATTACAAATACATTTGAGATGATAATATACGTTTCCTTCTTCAAACGTGTAGGCTGAGTTAGCGGTCAagctttcaaagttttggtaagtTATGGCAATTTCTGTTATGACTACCTTATTCAACAATTTAGGGCAATAACTAGACTATTAAGCAGTTTTGTTTTGAACAAAAACGCATTTCAAAATGTCGAGGCTGATATTTCAGTGTACTTAAATATGTCCAAATCTCACCAAAACAAAACTGAACCAAATTATCTTTCACACTTGAATTTGTGTCATGTAAACCACACCTTGGTTTATACATTTCCAATAAATTCCCATGCATATTAGTGTGCAAAAGCCCCCAACAGAGAGACTTAGCCTATGTTATTATTCTCCACATGAGCAAAGATCttgccaataaaatattttagaccaTACCAAATCAAATTCAGAAGAGGAAATGACTTTTTTGGGGCGTTTTaagtttgtacttatttacatgactttCTCAGGCATTGAAATCATAATTTTATACCTCATATTTCCATGTTTCTGGTGACTAATAGATAAAGTCATTCCCATAAtagatttttacttttaaaagaaaagaaaaaaagtttaatgaaatctaatgaaaataatgaagttattaaaataataataacttcatGGGAATTTTATCATACTTTTaaaattccctaatatttccaggttttccatgattgtGGGAACCCCACTTGTTAGTTATAGTACAGCTaacagtaggtggctcgcacagacccaacacttacagtgcagtatttatatattacagtatttattaatatacaagtatgatataagtattatattaatatataagtattatatacttgtagtttttatagtattttaaagattaaagtATTGAAATTTAGCTAacttagctgcaaaaataaagggcatcttgtggagcacttgcttctgtatcacacatgacaataaaagactgagcacaagctggtcctgaataaatgatTTAATCAATGACAGTGATTacggctgccccctaatagtcgaccaaactagtcgatgagaagagtcttgttcgaccaagttttgattggtctttggtcgcagaaaaaaaaaaaaaaagtccacaggaaaccgacgaacactGGTATTAGCGCTGGTTTGAttagtggtactatggggtaattttcgttaagcatcgttagggttaagcctacacaataaagcaagacaccttgatttcaaactttgaactttattttttatttattttaacagaaaaattcaaatgaaactggaaagaaattaagtgcaattaaaatgtgtgtttttcaactttttgaaagatggctttacaacagttgtgaagggcaacatctctttggcaaagaacctacttcatctgtgcattctctaccggtcgggaaTTTCATTGTCTGGGAAaacacatcatgtgtgtgaataaattcgttttgttccctcatatcgcaatatccaattacatcggcaacccctgggctgagggatcggtgaatattcttgctttagtgattttgcattgaaaattacatttatttatttaaaaacttaaatcaaaaacatttctaaattcaaattgcactccaaacaaaacgaaaaagcaattatcaagtaaataatgaagtgatcaaaagaataatatatatatatatatatatatatatatatatatatatatatatatatatatataagcaaccttccatttaccgtcaggcaagtatccgtctaaacatgccggtggaaaattacttacataaatgaagacataaaaacaattataaatgtaaaaatattaattataacgATGATAACAATCACTTAAATATAATCATGGTtggaggtgaacgtgtttttgtattactttatgttttaatcacagatatataggctgcagagttggtcacaatgaactgttctgtggaaataaagtgaactgaactcaaaacacctcctgagctgagatgtctgaggtcatttacagcactcatagacg
Coding sequences:
- the LOC127438652 gene encoding uncharacterized protein LOC127438652 yields the protein MQLVWTKVSRMLNSDIYMNVARSIWLNTKLCINKSPFCWTEWIEKGVATLGDLYENGALRSFENIIQRFGIPRAQFFRKRKVIHIWDGMTKIESLTHLGWHEEEISIIINANSSRSAGFKPGSLKSPFIQSSDFTPRFNVPIFTEEFLDQNKVRKAELRRMRKANVEFGSRMPCCRSTLPTCLAPKSDWKLSWARMSYAYRLYSATYRRLYRHWSAAWPLCPYQARTRTRPLEHWTHT